The following are encoded in a window of Armatimonadota bacterium genomic DNA:
- a CDS encoding Gfo/Idh/MocA family oxidoreductase — translation MRKVKVALVGVGSWGGTQSLPAISEAGNLELVTWFDANPEVIAKYTNDIPVPPARSFEEILDNPEVEGIILIVPNHVHPTLAIQAARHGKHVWVEKPIANTVEEADAMIKACEDAGVVLQVGHSLRRAPGIRIIKSAIEDGKIGDLAMIEAHQSHRGGWSLVPGAWRWYVDKCPGGPLNLLGIHQIDIFHYLAGPISEVMAMTAKKFLECETEELTQVILRFRSGILGQIGDTYVTPPKTLTAVYGTKGWFEFDFWPYKLTYYDIDGKPETMMIERINLIADEFKEFGECIQTGRKPETGGPEARAAVAVMQAALESARTGKMVKL, via the coding sequence ATGAGAAAAGTAAAGGTTGCGTTAGTTGGAGTAGGCAGTTGGGGTGGGACTCAAAGCCTGCCTGCCATTAGTGAAGCTGGCAATCTCGAACTAGTTACCTGGTTTGACGCAAACCCCGAAGTAATAGCAAAGTACACTAATGATATTCCAGTTCCTCCTGCTCGGTCGTTTGAAGAAATTCTAGACAACCCTGAAGTCGAAGGGATAATCCTTATAGTGCCAAATCATGTCCACCCAACGCTTGCCATTCAAGCGGCAAGACATGGAAAACATGTCTGGGTTGAAAAACCAATCGCAAATACAGTAGAAGAAGCCGACGCCATGATTAAAGCATGCGAAGATGCTGGCGTAGTCCTCCAAGTTGGGCACAGTCTTCGCAGAGCACCAGGCATCCGCATAATAAAGAGCGCCATCGAAGATGGAAAAATTGGCGACCTAGCAATGATTGAAGCCCACCAATCGCATCGAGGCGGATGGTCTTTAGTCCCCGGCGCATGGCGATGGTATGTAGACAAATGCCCAGGAGGCCCTCTGAACCTCCTTGGCATACACCAAATAGATATTTTCCATTACTTGGCTGGGCCAATTTCAGAAGTTATGGCAATGACAGCTAAAAAGTTTCTTGAATGCGAAACTGAAGAGCTCACACAAGTTATTCTTCGCTTTAGAAGCGGCATTCTTGGTCAGATTGGAGACACTTACGTCACGCCTCCTAAAACCCTTACCGCCGTCTATGGCACAAAGGGTTGGTTCGAGTTTGATTTCTGGCCCTATAAGCTTACGTATTACGACATAGATGGCAAACCGGAAACGATGATGATTGAGCGAATAAACCTAATTGCTGACGAGTTTAAAGAGTTCGGCGAGTGCATTCAAACTGGAAGAAAACCAGAGACAGGCGGCCCGGAAGCACGTGCTGCCGTTGCCGTCATGCAGGCGGCGCTAGAATCAGCACGCACTGGGAAGATGGTCAAACTCTAG
- a CDS encoding HD domain-containing protein, whose amino-acid sequence MLSKEIPNEQPEKIKEPNLKSESEALLGMLNVRSSSLGAPDGHSDRVAAYALAIGRRLDLPRKVMTDLKNAAILHDVGKVGISPQIVEKLGRLSEREFEIMRLHSTIAIRMLERVPELHDSIPMIKHHHERFDGKGYPDGLSGHDIPLGARIIAVAESFDILVSDVPWRDALPLQVAIEELKNCSGTQFDPMVVEAFLEALASGEVPLSDELKEQMIQPSPERILDS is encoded by the coding sequence ATGTTATCTAAGGAAATACCAAACGAGCAACCTGAAAAAATAAAAGAACCTAATCTTAAATCCGAGTCAGAAGCTCTCCTTGGTATGTTGAACGTTCGCTCCTCAAGTCTAGGCGCGCCTGATGGCCACAGTGACCGTGTAGCAGCTTATGCGCTGGCGATTGGCAGGCGATTGGACCTTCCCCGCAAAGTGATGACGGACCTCAAAAACGCAGCAATCCTACATGACGTTGGAAAAGTTGGAATTTCTCCCCAGATTGTTGAGAAATTAGGCCGCCTTAGCGAACGTGAATTTGAAATAATGAGGCTACACTCCACAATTGCAATACGAATGCTAGAGCGTGTGCCAGAACTCCATGATTCTATCCCGATGATAAAACACCACCACGAAAGATTTGATGGCAAAGGATATCCAGATGGGCTATCGGGCCATGACATACCTCTTGGTGCACGAATAATTGCCGTTGCGGAAAGCTTTGATATTTTAGTTTCAGATGTCCCTTGGCGAGATGCCTTGCCCTTACAAGTAGCAATAGAAGAGCTTAAAAATTGTTCAGGAACACAGTTTGACCCCATGGTTGTAGAAGCTTTCCTTGAAGCCCTTGCAAGCGGTGAAGTCCCTCTAAGTGATGAGCTTAAAGAGCAAATGATCCAACCCTCACCTGAGCGAATTCTCGATTCTTGA
- the carA gene encoding glutamine-hydrolyzing carbamoyl-phosphate synthase small subunit — MKAILVLEDGTTYEGESIGAKGTTIGEVVFSTCMTGYQEMLTDPSYAGQILTLTYPLIGNYGVNHDDFESSTIQVEGFVVKHLCEVPSNWRAISTLNDFLKEQNVVGIQGVDTRALTRHLRIQGVMLGGITTDYTREEMLNKIANAPDYGGIDFTKRVTTKSPYVWKNSVNSAKPEFDVALLDFGVKRNILRSLCALNCRVTVYPCNTPAEQILDANPDGIILSPGPGDPALLSEAIENVKKLIGKKPIMGVCLGNQLLGWAFGSTTYKLKFGHRGGNHPVKELATGKVFITSQNHGYAVDPDGLKNSGMEVSHININDGTVEGLCHKELPIFSIQYHPEASPGPMDSKYLFQRFVEMLRNNK; from the coding sequence ATGAAAGCAATTCTAGTTCTTGAGGATGGTACCACATACGAAGGAGAATCAATCGGCGCCAAAGGAACAACGATAGGCGAGGTAGTATTCAGCACGTGCATGACTGGGTATCAGGAAATGCTTACCGACCCATCATACGCTGGTCAAATACTTACACTCACTTATCCTCTTATAGGCAACTATGGCGTAAATCACGATGATTTCGAATCTTCAACTATTCAAGTTGAAGGTTTTGTTGTTAAACATTTATGCGAAGTTCCCAGCAATTGGCGCGCCATCAGCACCCTCAATGACTTCCTTAAAGAACAAAATGTAGTAGGCATTCAAGGAGTTGATACTCGTGCCCTAACTAGGCATCTCAGGATTCAAGGAGTTATGCTTGGCGGAATAACAACCGACTATACTCGGGAAGAAATGCTAAATAAAATTGCAAATGCCCCTGACTACGGCGGAATAGACTTTACTAAGCGTGTTACAACCAAATCACCTTATGTTTGGAAAAACTCTGTCAATTCTGCCAAGCCTGAGTTTGATGTTGCGCTTCTGGACTTCGGCGTAAAACGAAACATATTAAGAAGCTTATGTGCACTCAATTGCCGTGTTACAGTGTATCCGTGTAATACTCCCGCTGAACAAATACTAGATGCCAATCCCGATGGCATCATTCTGTCGCCAGGTCCTGGCGACCCAGCGCTTCTTTCCGAAGCGATTGAGAATGTAAAGAAACTTATTGGAAAGAAGCCGATAATGGGCGTCTGTCTTGGCAACCAGCTTCTTGGTTGGGCCTTCGGAAGCACTACTTACAAGCTTAAATTTGGTCATCGAGGCGGAAACCATCCTGTAAAAGAACTTGCTACTGGCAAAGTATTCATCACCTCACAAAACCACGGCTATGCGGTAGACCCAGATGGCTTAAAAAACTCTGGAATGGAAGTCTCGCACATTAACATAAACGACGGAACAGTTGAAGGTTTATGCCACAAAGAACTTCCAATATTTTCGATTCAATACCATCCGGAGGCTTCTCCGGGGCCAATGGACAGCAAATACCTATTCCAGCGTTTTGTGGAAATGCTAAGAAATAATAAATGA
- a CDS encoding dihydroorotate dehydrogenase electron transfer subunit codes for MAEQFVHHLPNKQEADIPKGKLFECRIIDQEMVLPHIRRLILDAQELAQKCIPGQFVHVLCNKFRQFYDPLLRRPFSIHFADPEAGHVSILFDIRGRGTKMLADKTIGDMIDLIGPLGHGFAIPDSWSGSFLLVGGGMGIAPLYFLLRTLEKRFGKEKIKFLLGVKTSNMILYRDQFEKCCSEYLVSTEDGSYGYQGMVTDLLKERVETLDNKLGCLVYACGPMQMLKEVAKICHHHNLNCQISVETKMACGVGACMSCVIKVHDTNLEYRYARACVEGPVFDSNKIKWE; via the coding sequence ATGGCAGAACAATTTGTACACCATTTGCCAAATAAACAAGAGGCCGATATTCCAAAGGGCAAACTATTCGAATGCCGTATAATTGACCAAGAAATGGTTTTGCCACATATACGAAGACTTATCTTAGATGCCCAGGAACTAGCGCAGAAATGCATTCCTGGGCAGTTTGTGCACGTCCTATGCAACAAATTCCGACAATTTTATGATCCACTTCTACGCCGTCCATTTAGCATACACTTTGCCGACCCCGAAGCTGGCCACGTTTCAATACTTTTTGACATTCGCGGACGAGGCACCAAAATGCTTGCAGATAAAACAATAGGGGATATGATTGATTTAATCGGCCCCCTTGGACATGGGTTTGCAATACCAGATTCTTGGAGCGGAAGTTTTCTCTTAGTCGGCGGCGGTATGGGAATAGCACCACTTTATTTTCTCCTCAGGACATTGGAAAAGCGATTTGGCAAAGAAAAAATTAAATTCCTTCTAGGTGTAAAAACATCAAATATGATCCTATATCGAGATCAATTTGAAAAATGCTGTTCAGAATATCTCGTCTCAACAGAAGATGGCTCGTATGGCTACCAAGGCATGGTTACCGACCTTCTGAAAGAACGCGTTGAAACTCTTGATAATAAGCTTGGTTGTCTAGTATACGCATGTGGCCCAATGCAGATGCTCAAAGAAGTTGCAAAAATTTGCCACCATCACAACCTTAACTGTCAAATTTCCGTCGAGACAAAAATGGCATGCGGCGTTGGCGCTTGCATGAGCTGTGTGATAAAAGTTCATGACACCAATTTAGAATACAGATATGCTCGGGCATGCGTAGAAGGCCCAGTCTTCGACTCAAATAAAATAAAATGGGAGTAG
- the pyrR gene encoding bifunctional pyr operon transcriptional regulator/uracil phosphoribosyltransferase PyrR — MATQTPQVMDAEEIRRALTRIAHEIIERNKGAEKLGIIGIRRKGVPLAKRLAKLLNEIEHVRVPVGILDIGLYRDDILTHQPTVGQTDIPFDVNDRTIILVDEVIYTGRTVRCALDALMDIGRPAAIQLAVLIDRGHRELPIRPDYVGKNIPTSRKELVDVQLKEIEGEDKVYIRKLDE, encoded by the coding sequence ATGGCAACCCAAACGCCTCAAGTAATGGATGCAGAAGAAATCAGACGCGCTCTAACTCGTATTGCTCACGAAATAATCGAGAGAAATAAAGGAGCAGAAAAGCTTGGAATAATTGGAATCAGACGCAAAGGCGTACCGCTTGCAAAACGATTAGCCAAACTCTTGAACGAAATTGAGCACGTCAGAGTACCGGTTGGCATACTCGATATCGGCCTTTACCGGGATGATATTCTCACACACCAGCCAACGGTGGGGCAAACTGATATACCGTTTGACGTCAACGACCGTACTATTATCCTGGTGGATGAAGTTATTTACACCGGCCGGACAGTTAGATGTGCATTGGATGCCTTGATGGATATTGGCCGCCCAGCAGCAATTCAATTGGCAGTGCTAATCGACCGGGGCCACCGAGAGTTGCCAATTCGCCCTGATTACGTCGGAAAAAACATACCTACGTCGCGTAAAGAACTAGTAGACGTCCAGCTAAAAGAAATTGAAGGTGAAGATAAAGTCTACATTCGCAAACTTGATGAATAA
- a CDS encoding dihydroorotate dehydrogenase, with product MSTASSLAITIAGIHMKNPVIAASGTFGFGKEYSSLVDLNKIGAIITKGTSLEPWVGNPPERIAETAAGMLNSIGLQNDGIENLINEKLPWLSQFDVPVIVNIVGHTIEEYAKVAQRLSETDSVAGLEINISCPNVKHGCIAFGVEPRMTFEVVNAVRKATHLPIIPKLSPNVADIVAIAHAAVDAGADAISLINTLIGTSINAETRTFRLANITGGLSGPAIKPIALRMVWEVAKAVDVPVIGVGGIMTAEDAVEFMLAGASAIQVGTANFVYPNAMIEIIEGLEAYLSRHGFGHISEIVGIVQSPQC from the coding sequence ATGTCTACAGCAAGTTCACTAGCGATAACTATTGCTGGAATCCATATGAAAAATCCAGTTATAGCTGCTTCCGGTACCTTCGGATTTGGGAAAGAATACAGCAGCTTGGTTGACCTTAACAAAATTGGTGCGATAATCACAAAAGGCACATCACTCGAACCTTGGGTAGGAAACCCTCCAGAACGAATCGCTGAAACAGCTGCAGGAATGCTCAATTCTATTGGTCTCCAAAATGATGGAATTGAAAATTTAATAAACGAGAAGCTGCCTTGGCTCAGCCAATTCGATGTTCCTGTTATCGTTAACATCGTTGGACATACGATAGAGGAATACGCTAAGGTTGCACAACGACTGAGTGAAACCGACAGTGTTGCTGGCTTGGAAATTAACATCTCGTGTCCTAACGTAAAACACGGATGCATAGCATTCGGTGTTGAGCCTCGCATGACGTTTGAAGTAGTGAATGCTGTCCGAAAAGCAACTCATCTCCCAATAATTCCAAAACTTTCCCCAAACGTAGCCGACATTGTTGCCATTGCACATGCGGCAGTTGATGCAGGAGCAGATGCAATTTCACTCATAAATACCTTAATAGGTACATCAATAAATGCAGAAACGCGTACGTTTCGATTAGCAAACATTACTGGCGGGCTCTCGGGTCCTGCAATAAAGCCAATTGCATTAAGAATGGTTTGGGAAGTAGCAAAGGCTGTTGATGTTCCTGTAATCGGAGTCGGAGGCATAATGACTGCCGAGGATGCTGTGGAATTCATGCTTGCTGGTGCAAGCGCAATACAAGTAGGAACAGCCAACTTTGTATATCCAAATGCAATGATTGAGATTATCGAAGGTCTCGAGGCATATCTCAGTCGCCATGGTTTTGGGCACATTTCTGAAATTGTAGGGATTGTGCAATCGCCACAATGCTAA
- a CDS encoding aspartate carbamoyltransferase catalytic subunit: MALKRKDILGLEEITREEIELILQTALSMKEILSRPIKKVPALRGRSIVTLFYEPSTRTRTSFEIAAKIMSADTSSIAPSTSSVVKGESLKDTILTLRAMRPDVFVIRHQASGAPHFVASLIPESVINAGDGMHEHPTQGLLDMMTILEKKGKLEGLTVAIVGDILHSRVARSNMWGLTKMGAKVRFVGPKTLIPPEANRLPVEVYTNIEEGLKDVDVINVLRIQLERMKKGLFPSLREYTHFFGITKKRLKLAKDDVIVLHPGPMNRGVEIMPDVADCEISMVTTQVTNGVAVRMALLYLLLGGTGDALAS, from the coding sequence ATGGCTCTAAAGAGAAAAGACATCCTTGGTTTAGAAGAAATCACCCGTGAGGAGATAGAACTAATTCTTCAAACGGCGCTCTCAATGAAAGAAATTTTAAGCCGACCGATTAAAAAAGTACCCGCTCTGCGCGGAAGGTCAATCGTAACTCTTTTCTATGAACCAAGCACGCGTACTCGGACTTCGTTCGAAATTGCAGCAAAAATTATGAGCGCGGACACCTCAAGCATCGCTCCATCCACAAGTAGCGTCGTAAAAGGTGAATCACTTAAGGATACAATTCTTACACTTCGAGCAATGAGACCCGACGTATTTGTCATCAGGCACCAAGCATCGGGAGCGCCCCACTTCGTCGCAAGCCTGATTCCAGAATCAGTAATTAACGCCGGCGACGGCATGCATGAGCATCCAACTCAGGGACTCCTCGATATGATGACAATACTTGAGAAAAAAGGAAAGCTTGAAGGGCTAACTGTGGCAATAGTAGGCGATATTCTCCATAGCAGGGTTGCTAGGTCGAACATGTGGGGTCTTACCAAAATGGGAGCAAAAGTTCGTTTCGTAGGGCCTAAAACGCTTATCCCACCCGAAGCAAACCGCCTGCCAGTAGAAGTCTACACCAACATTGAAGAAGGTCTTAAAGATGTTGACGTGATTAATGTCCTGCGCATCCAACTTGAGCGCATGAAGAAAGGCCTATTCCCAAGCCTTCGCGAATATACCCACTTTTTCGGAATTACGAAAAAGAGACTCAAGCTAGCGAAGGACGATGTTATTGTACTTCACCCAGGCCCCATGAATCGTGGCGTCGAAATCATGCCAGATGTGGCAGATTGCGAAATCTCAATGGTTACAACGCAAGTAACCAATGGGGTAGCAGTTAGAATGGCTCTGCTCTACTTACTTTTAGGAGGCACAGGCGATGCGCTTGCTTCTTAA
- a CDS encoding dihydroorotase, which produces MRLLLKGGRIVDPSQNLDTIGNLLIKNGKIAGIGQVESGDLKPEQVEDVTSKVVVPGLIDMHVHFREPGFEYKEDITTGSYAAAAGGFTAVACMPNTNPVADTRSVIEFILCRADEVGLVKVYPIGALTKEMKGEEMAEIGDMLEGGAVAFSDDAFPLQNSGLMRRVMDYCAMLNTPVITHCEDLSLSDEGLMNEGITSTILGLKGIPREAEEIMVARNIMLARLTNCKLHIAHVSTRGSVELIRHAKETGINITCETCPQYFSLTEEAVRRYDTNAKINPPLRTADDVAAIKEGLADGTIDVIATDHAPHAIEEKETEFAIAPSGMVGLETAVGLVITELVKPGELSLANAFMKMTAAPARILGLDAGTLEIGKPANITVIDPEAEWIVDPSKFHSRSKNTPLKGKKLVGLPVLTIVDGKIIARNQEVIA; this is translated from the coding sequence ATGCGCTTGCTTCTTAAGGGCGGAAGGATTGTCGATCCTTCGCAAAATTTAGATACAATTGGAAATCTTTTAATTAAAAATGGAAAAATCGCAGGAATAGGTCAAGTTGAGTCAGGTGACCTCAAGCCTGAGCAAGTAGAGGATGTAACAAGCAAGGTTGTTGTTCCAGGGCTAATTGACATGCATGTCCACTTTCGCGAGCCAGGCTTTGAATACAAAGAAGATATTACCACCGGCTCTTACGCAGCAGCAGCAGGCGGTTTTACAGCAGTTGCTTGCATGCCAAATACTAATCCCGTCGCAGATACTCGCTCGGTAATTGAGTTTATACTGTGTAGAGCTGATGAGGTTGGTTTAGTAAAAGTTTATCCCATCGGCGCACTAACCAAAGAAATGAAAGGCGAAGAAATGGCAGAGATCGGCGATATGCTCGAGGGCGGTGCTGTCGCCTTTTCCGACGACGCTTTCCCGCTGCAAAACTCTGGCCTCATGAGACGAGTGATGGACTACTGTGCAATGCTTAACACTCCAGTGATTACTCACTGTGAAGATCTCTCCTTGAGCGACGAAGGTCTAATGAACGAAGGAATTACGTCAACAATACTAGGTCTCAAGGGTATTCCCAGAGAAGCGGAAGAAATAATGGTTGCTCGAAACATTATGCTCGCTCGTCTAACTAACTGCAAACTTCATATAGCCCACGTAAGCACCAGAGGATCCGTCGAGCTAATTCGTCATGCAAAAGAGACTGGCATAAACATAACTTGCGAGACGTGCCCGCAATACTTTAGTTTGACCGAAGAAGCAGTTCGAAGATATGACACCAATGCAAAAATCAATCCGCCACTTAGAACAGCAGATGATGTTGCTGCCATTAAAGAAGGACTCGCCGATGGCACAATCGATGTCATTGCCACTGACCACGCTCCACATGCAATTGAGGAGAAGGAAACCGAATTTGCAATCGCACCAAGCGGGATGGTCGGACTCGAAACAGCAGTTGGCTTAGTAATAACCGAACTAGTCAAACCCGGGGAACTTTCGCTTGCCAATGCGTTTATGAAAATGACTGCTGCACCCGCAAGAATACTGGGATTAGACGCGGGAACGCTAGAAATCGGAAAACCGGCAAATATAACAGTCATAGACCCTGAGGCAGAATGGATTGTTGATCCTTCGAAATTCCACTCAAGATCTAAAAACACCCCGCTCAAGGGCAAGAAACTTGTAGGTTTACCAGTTCTAACAATCGTGGATGGTAAAATAATTGCCAGAAACCAAGAGGTGATAGCATGA
- the carB gene encoding carbamoyl-phosphate synthase large subunit: MPRKSNIKKVMVIGSGPITIGQAAEFDYAGTQACKALREEGCEVVLMNSNPATIMTDTTIADKVYVEPLNVEFAARVIAQERPDGLLPTLGGQTGLNLATQLSSSGILDKYGVELLGTPLDAIKKAEDRECFRELMRSIGEPVPESWIIETKEELEEIAATASYPLIIRPAYTLGGTGGGVAYNRSELMEIGERGMSLSLRHQILVERCLLGWKEIEYEVMRDGGDNCITICNIENLDPMGIHTGDSIVIAPSQTLSDKEYQLLRNASLKIIRALGIEGGCNVQFALDPKSFNYYVIEVNPRVSRSSALASKATGYPIARVSAKIAIGLRLDEITNAVTQKTTACFEPALDYCVVKIPRWPFDKFKIENRTIGTQMKATGEVMAIDRSFEAALMKAIRSMEVGVHGLRHKKASQWSDKELEAKIKTPNDERLFAIAEALRRGMSTEKIAELSAIDIWFLEGINRLVEMESQIQKASSAFHNLASKAAINSCEGLQATQLLRKAKQMGFSDKEIGTIVGMKETAVRELRKSLGIKPVYKMVDTCAAEFEAQTPYFYSSYDAEDETESFVPKPKTKDKESQECCENKLTLEEDSSLSSQISNQSNKKKVIVLGSGPIRIGQGIEFDYCSVHSVWALRDAGYESIIINNNPETVSTDFDTSDKLYFEPLTVEDVLNVIDIEKPEGIIAQFGGQTPLNIASDLAEAGVKILGTSHESIDLAEDRERFAEIMQKLSIPMPEHGMASSLDEALAIAKRIGYPLMVRPSYVLGGRGMEIVYEEETLVKYVKAAVEVSPERPILLDKFLEDAIEAEADAISDGKDAFVPSIMEHIELAGIHSGDSACVLPPLTIPQHHIDTIIEYTKRIAIELNVVGLMNIQYAIANDRVYVLEANPRASRTVPLVSKVTGVSMARLATQVILGAKLSELDMKPRRYPHYGVKESVFPFNMFPEVDPLLGPEMRSTGEVLGMADCFGLAFYKAQAAAGYELPKEGTVLVTVANRDKQAVLPAVKKLFEMGFSIIATSGTAKFLSQNGINVTEIKKLHEGRPNIVDVMHNGQIRLLINTPAGKESFHDDSYIRKAAIKLKVPYVTTAAAAVAAAEGIQAARERTNAVKSLQEYHKEVEILN, from the coding sequence ATGCCACGAAAAAGCAATATCAAAAAGGTTATGGTGATTGGCAGCGGACCAATCACCATTGGGCAAGCAGCAGAGTTCGACTACGCAGGCACGCAAGCATGTAAAGCCCTTCGCGAAGAAGGATGCGAAGTTGTGCTAATGAATTCTAATCCAGCCACGATTATGACCGATACCACAATCGCAGATAAAGTTTATGTCGAACCTCTGAATGTTGAGTTTGCTGCGCGTGTAATTGCCCAGGAGCGGCCTGATGGCTTACTTCCAACACTCGGAGGCCAGACAGGTCTAAACCTTGCTACACAACTTTCCTCAAGCGGTATCCTAGATAAATATGGCGTAGAACTCCTTGGAACACCACTTGACGCTATCAAAAAAGCAGAAGACCGCGAATGTTTTCGGGAATTAATGCGAAGCATTGGTGAGCCAGTTCCAGAAAGCTGGATTATCGAAACTAAAGAAGAGTTAGAAGAGATCGCCGCTACCGCTTCCTATCCCTTGATTATTCGTCCAGCTTATACGCTTGGTGGCACAGGTGGCGGAGTAGCTTACAATCGAAGCGAACTAATGGAGATTGGCGAGCGCGGCATGAGCCTTTCTCTGCGGCACCAAATCCTAGTTGAGCGATGCCTTTTAGGATGGAAAGAAATCGAGTACGAGGTAATGCGCGATGGTGGGGACAATTGCATCACAATATGCAACATAGAAAACCTGGACCCAATGGGCATCCACACCGGCGACTCAATTGTTATAGCCCCCAGCCAAACTCTTTCTGATAAAGAGTACCAGCTCCTTCGAAATGCTTCTCTAAAGATTATCAGGGCGTTAGGCATAGAAGGCGGCTGCAACGTACAATTTGCTCTCGACCCAAAAAGCTTCAACTACTATGTGATTGAAGTCAATCCGAGAGTTAGCCGTTCATCAGCTCTAGCATCGAAAGCAACAGGTTACCCCATTGCTCGCGTGTCAGCCAAAATTGCCATCGGCTTGAGACTTGATGAAATCACCAATGCTGTAACTCAAAAAACAACCGCGTGCTTTGAACCAGCGCTTGACTATTGCGTGGTTAAGATTCCAAGATGGCCTTTTGACAAATTCAAAATTGAAAATCGAACTATCGGCACGCAAATGAAAGCAACCGGCGAAGTTATGGCAATAGATCGCTCGTTCGAAGCAGCATTGATGAAAGCAATTCGCTCAATGGAGGTCGGAGTACATGGCCTTAGACACAAGAAAGCAAGTCAATGGTCCGACAAAGAACTTGAAGCAAAAATAAAGACGCCAAACGACGAACGATTATTCGCCATTGCAGAAGCGCTTCGAAGAGGCATGTCGACTGAAAAGATAGCAGAACTTTCAGCAATTGACATCTGGTTCCTTGAAGGTATTAACCGGCTGGTCGAGATGGAAAGTCAAATACAAAAGGCAAGTTCAGCCTTCCATAATTTAGCATCCAAAGCTGCAATAAACTCGTGTGAAGGTTTGCAAGCAACTCAACTTCTGCGAAAAGCCAAACAAATGGGTTTTTCCGACAAAGAAATAGGTACAATTGTTGGAATGAAAGAAACGGCTGTGCGTGAACTCCGAAAGTCACTTGGAATAAAGCCAGTTTACAAAATGGTAGATACTTGTGCAGCTGAGTTCGAAGCCCAGACCCCATATTTCTATTCATCCTACGACGCAGAAGACGAGACTGAAAGCTTTGTACCAAAGCCCAAAACAAAAGATAAAGAATCTCAGGAGTGCTGTGAAAACAAGTTAACACTGGAAGAAGATTCGTCGCTTTCTTCTCAAATCTCAAATCAATCAAATAAGAAAAAGGTTATCGTTCTTGGCAGTGGCCCAATCAGAATTGGGCAGGGGATTGAATTTGACTATTGTAGCGTCCACTCCGTATGGGCACTAAGAGATGCTGGATATGAATCCATTATTATCAACAACAATCCAGAAACAGTCTCAACTGATTTTGACACATCAGACAAACTTTACTTCGAACCACTCACAGTCGAGGATGTTTTAAATGTAATAGACATAGAGAAACCTGAAGGAATTATTGCTCAATTTGGGGGTCAGACTCCTCTAAACATAGCATCGGATTTGGCCGAAGCAGGAGTAAAAATCCTAGGTACCTCGCACGAAAGCATAGATTTAGCAGAGGACCGAGAGCGATTTGCAGAAATAATGCAAAAACTATCAATTCCAATGCCAGAGCATGGCATGGCAAGCTCGTTAGATGAGGCTTTAGCAATTGCTAAAAGAATTGGCTATCCGCTAATGGTGCGCCCCTCTTACGTTCTCGGAGGCAGAGGAATGGAAATTGTATACGAGGAAGAAACTCTCGTGAAATACGTTAAAGCAGCCGTAGAGGTGTCTCCAGAACGCCCAATTCTTCTAGATAAATTTCTAGAAGACGCTATTGAGGCCGAAGCTGATGCTATTTCAGACGGCAAAGATGCGTTTGTGCCGTCAATTATGGAACATATAGAACTTGCAGGCATTCACTCAGGCGACAGTGCCTGCGTCCTACCTCCGCTAACAATCCCACAACACCATATTGACACCATCATAGAATACACAAAACGAATAGCTATTGAGCTAAATGTTGTTGGTTTAATGAATATTCAATATGCCATAGCAAACGACAGGGTTTACGTTCTAGAAGCAAACCCTCGTGCATCGAGAACGGTGCCGCTAGTCTCCAAAGTAACCGGCGTTTCTATGGCACGATTAGCCACTCAAGTAATTCTAGGTGCTAAACTGAGCGAACTAGATATGAAACCGAGACGGTATCCTCACTATGGAGTAAAAGAATCAGTCTTTCCATTTAATATGTTCCCCGAAGTTGATCCGCTTCTTGGCCCCGAGATGCGGTCAACAGGTGAAGTATTAGGCATGGCAGATTGTTTTGGCCTTGCCTTTTACAAAGCCCAGGCAGCGGCCGGCTATGAGCTTCCAAAAGAAGGCACTGTATTAGTTACTGTCGCCAATCGCGACAAGCAAGCAGTTTTACCAGCTGTTAAGAAGCTTTTTGAAATGGGATTTTCCATAATAGCAACTAGCGGGACAGCAAAATTCCTCTCACAAAATGGTATTAACGTAACGGAAATAAAGAAACTTCATGAAGGACGGCCTAATATCGTCGACGTTATGCATAATGGTCAAATACGCCTATTAATAAACACGCCTGCAGGCAAGGAAAGCTTTCATGACGATAGCTATATCCGAAAAGCAGCTATCAAGCTTAAAGTACCTTATGTTACCACAGCTGCAGCGGCAGTGGCAGCAGCTGAAGGAATTCAAGCAGCAAGAGAACGAACAAACGCAGTCAAATCACTTCAAGAGTACCATAAAGAAGTCGAAATACTCAATTAA